The following is a genomic window from Tripterygium wilfordii isolate XIE 37 chromosome 19, ASM1340144v1, whole genome shotgun sequence.
TCTTGTTAATCCCAGGCATGAGGGTGACAtgtcatttgttttaatttggaatagagtttttctttaatcccaggcatgtgggtgacatgccatttgttttaatttagaatagagtttttctttaatcccaggcatgtgggtgacataccctttgttttaattttccttAGATAACTAAAATTGTTCTGTTTACTTAGGTTATAAACGTAATGGCCCATCATCAACCACCACCTAAAAGAGGGAAAACTCTATTTTCcttctttaaaaagaaagatggtATTCCTGATGATCAACAAAATGCAGCAGCACAAACTTCAATTCCTAATTTGCGCACTTCTGAAACTGTTGTGGTTGAAAGTTCAATTCCTAATGTGCACACTATAGACACGACTTCTTTTCAACGAGATCCAGGCTTACGTATCCCAATTAATGGTTATCCAGTTAATCAACGAGATGAGATTAGACGTAAATATCTAAATGCAGGGCCTTTTCAACCAAAACTTTCTGAGTATCCTGGGACAGAAGTTGGGGACCAGCATCGCCGATTTCAGTATGCTTGGTACAAAAAATTTCCATGGTTGGAGTATTCTCCTTCTAAGGATAAAGCATATTGTTTTCCGTGTTTCATTATTGAGACTAAAAGTAGCTCTGCTTTAGTTAATGAAGGGTTCAACGATTGGAAGAGAGTTAACAACGGAGAGAAATGTGTATTTCTTGTTCATGTTGGAAGTGTATCTTCATCACATAACAATTGTGTGAGATGTGTCTAGGATTTGATGAAACCAACCCAACATATTGACAAGGTAATGAATGCACAATCAAAGGAGGATGTCATGAAGAATAGGTTGCGCCTAAAGACAACAATTTAGAGTATTCGTTGGCTTGCATTTCAGGGATGTGCTTTTAGAGGCCATGATGAATCCCCTCATTCATTAAATTGAGGGAATTTTATTGAAATGGTAAAGATGATGGCTACTTTAAATGAGGATATTGCAAAGGTGGTATTGGAGAATGCCCCTCAAAATGCAA
Proteins encoded in this region:
- the LOC119986105 gene encoding uncharacterized protein LOC119986105 produces the protein MAAACSVLYCSYLLTVKWPTKISSPCKKVINVMAHHQPPPKRGKTLFSFFKKKDGIPDDQQNAAAQTSIPNLRTSETVVVESSIPNVHTIDTTSFQRDPGLRIPINGYPVNQRDEIRRKYLNAGPFQPKLSEYPGTEVGDQHRRFQYAWYKKFPWLEYSPSKDKAYCFPCFIIETKSSSALVNEGFNDWKRVNNGEKCVFLVHVGSVSSSHNNCVRCV